Proteins from one Ranitomeya variabilis isolate aRanVar5 chromosome 1, aRanVar5.hap1, whole genome shotgun sequence genomic window:
- the LOC143775707 gene encoding transmembrane protein 151B: protein MSTEVESEAAAETPADTPGENTITTPEVDVREEQRPEKQSLSASMCRDSHWKCLLLSILMLVCLCAVTWCQVTSVTKLSFDSSLKGRSMIYHGSPCSDGYVYIPLAFLAMLYVVYLVECWHCHARSELQHKADVSSVHDQIQRMRQATPCIWWKAISYHFVRRTRQVTRYRHGDAYTTTQVYHERVNTHVAEAEFEYTHCGIKDISKELLDLDRHPATKLKFTKCFSFANLESENSYLTQRARFFTEIEGLDDYMEAREGMQLKNVDFKELVIAYVNLEQLPWYISHYAFWAAALLMLSWPLRVFIEYRTAHVHYHIEKLLGMEYTPQAVPEEPIYRFRMPRVSTLDSTELEWHICTNRQLIPSYSEAVLMDLTDASLCNGFSACGYSGVLRGCEDCNRASSSSSIFSRHAMHSCSGGRSHLSLSTSRFSLCQLHGSHRTGLWRSRSSSLAERVCQDDRCYSYSSQLAVNENPPTYHDARFFPVLIVHRQEGCRTRNLCIHRSSCMETSL from the coding sequence CAACGTCCTGAGAAGCAGTCATTGAGTGCCTCCATGTGTCGGGACTCCCACTGGAAATGTCTCCTTCTGTCAATCCTTATGCTTGTTTGCCTTTGTGCTGTCACCTGGTGCCAGGTCACAAGTGTTACTAAACTCAGTTTCGACAGCTCACTAAAGGGAAGGTCCATGATCTACCATGGTAGTCCTTGCTCAGATGGATATGTTTATATTCCCTTGGCCTTCCTAGCAATGCTCTATGTGGTCTACCTGGTGGAATGTTGGCACTGTCACGCCAGAAGTGAACTTCAACATAAAGctgatgttagtagtgtgcatgatCAGATACAGCGTATGCGCCAAGCCACACCATGCATCTGGTGGAAAGCCATTAGCTACCACTTTGTTAGACGCACCAGACAAGTTACACGCTACCGCCATGGTGATGCCTATACAACTACTCAGGTCTACCACGAGCGTGTTAACACTCATGTGGCCGAAGCAGAGTTTGAATACACACACTGTGGGATAAAAGACATTTCCAAAGAGTTGTTAGATCTGGATCGCCATCCGGCCACCAAATTAAAGTTCACCAAGTGCTTCAGCTTTGCCAACCTGGAGTCAGAAAACTCATATCTCACGCAACGTGCCAGGTTCTTCACCGAGATTGAAGGCCTAGATGACTATATGGAAGCAAGGGAAGGAATGCAATTAAAAAATGTGGATTTTAAAGAGTTGGTCATTGCCTACGTCAACCTAGAACAACTACCATGGTACATCTCGCACTATGCTTTCTGGGCAGCTGCCTTGCTCATGTTATCATGGCCATTAAGGGTTTTTATTGAATATAGGACTGCTCATGTTCATTATCACATTGAGAAACTCTTAGGGATGGAGTACACACCACAAGCCGTGCCGGAGGAGCCTATATACAGATTCAGAATGCCACGGGTCAGTACCCTGGACAGTACAGAACTGGAATGGCACATTTGCACCAACCGTCAACTGATTCCAAGCTACTCCGAGGCGGTGCTGATGGACCTCACAGATGCGTCACTATGCAATGGCTTCTCTGCTTGCGGTTACAGTGGTGTTTTGCGTGGGTGTGAAGACTGCAATAGGGCATCCAGCAGTTCATCAATCTTCTCTCGCCATGCTATGCACAGTTGCAGTGGAGGTCGATCTCACCTATCTCTCAGCACCAGCCGCTTCTCTCTGTGCCAGCTACATGGATCTCACAGGACAGGACTTTGGAGGAGCCGTAGCAGTAGTTTAGCAGAGCGTGTTTGTCAAGATGATCGTTGCTACTCTTATTCTAGCCAACTGGCAGTTAACGAAAATCCACCCACTTACCACGATGCCCGGTTTTTCCCTGTGCTCATTGTACATCGTCAGGAAGGATGTAGAACCAGAAACCTCTGTATACATCGCTCTTCTTGCATGGAAACCTCCTTGTGA